The Argentina anserina chromosome 3, drPotAnse1.1, whole genome shotgun sequence genome includes a region encoding these proteins:
- the LOC126788890 gene encoding uncharacterized protein LOC126788890 → MAEKLAPEKRHSFTHNGQKVFEWDQTLEEVNMYITLPPDVPPKQFYCKLQSKHVEVGIKGNPPYLNHDLTSPVKTDCSFWTLEDDIMHITLQKRDKGQTWASPIVGEGQLDPYATDLEQKRLMLQRFQEENPGFDFSQAQFNGGCPDPRTFMGGIRSD, encoded by the exons ATGGCCGAGAAATTGGCACCGGAGAAGCGCCATAGCTTCACTCACAACG GTCAAAAGGTATTCGAATGGGACCAAACCCTAGAGGAGGTGAACATGTACATCACTCTGCCCCCAGATGTTCCTCCCAAGCAATTTTACTGCAAGCTTCAATCCAAGCACGTCGAAGTCGGCATCAAAGGAAACCCTCCCTACCTCAAT CATGATCTTACCAGCCCTGTAAAGACGGACTGTTCTTTCTGGACACTAG AGGATGATATAATGCACATAACACTGCAAAagagggacaaaggtcagacgTGGGCTTCGCCTATAGTGGGTGAGGGTCAGTTGGATCCGTACGCTACTGATCTTGAACAGAAGCGCCTTATGCTTCAGAGGTTTCAGGAAGAG AACCcgggttttgacttttcacaAGCTCAATTCAATGGAGGTTGCCCTGATCCACGTACCTTTATGGGTGGTATCCGCTCTGATTGA
- the LOC126788888 gene encoding LOW QUALITY PROTEIN: inositol 3-kinase (The sequence of the model RefSeq protein was modified relative to this genomic sequence to represent the inferred CDS: deleted 1 base in 1 codon): MGRNRAHPRRCLIAGNYCHDVLIRDGLVLAQTLGGAASFISNVLDGVAVTYNLVSKVGSDFAYSVHADPIVVPHSSTTLFHAHFESGNDGEGKNDRVLKRVTACDPIRASDLPEARFDFGMAVGVGGEITVETVEKLVEMCGTVFVDIQALIRVFDEADGAVRLVGLKESGFYHLLPRIGFIKASAEEALFMDVEEVRKVCCVVVTNGKRGSRVVWRDGEVEVGPFPTSQVDPTGAGDSFLGGFVAGLVNGLAVPDAALLGNLFGSLTVGQIGLPKFDLRMLQRVQEEVQKRKVQCLSSHERKDEKFRFMNVAGHEQFHASLIAAKQIPRCIPRECEWNLPSSPSRTVEQTLNALPHFTAQPKLLPDFVYEEPITVDRKPLLVIE; encoded by the exons ATGGGGAGAAACCGAGCCCACCCTCGCCGCTGCCTCATCGCCGGAAACTACTGCCACGACGTCCTCATCCGCGACGGCCTCGTTCTAGCCCAGACTCTCGGCGGGGCAGCCTCCTTCATCTCCAACGTCCTCGACGGCGTCGCAGTCACTTACAATCTCGTCTCCAAAGTCGGCTCCGACTTTGCCTACTCGGTCCATGCCGACCCGATTGTGGTGCCCCATTCCAGCACGACTCTGTTCCACGCGCATTTCGAGTCCGGGAACGACGGGGAGGGGAAGAACGACCGGGTCCTGAAGCGGGTCACTGCCTGCGACCCGATTCGGGCCTCGGATCTCCCCGAGGCGAGATTTGATTTCGGAATGGCGGTGGGTGTCGGCGGCGAGATTACGGTGGAGACGGTGGAGAAGCTGGTGGAGATGTGCGGGACTGTGTTTGTGGACATTCAGGCTTTGATTCGGGTTTTCGACGAGGCGGATGGGGCGGTGAGGCTGGTGGGGTTGAAGGAGAGTGGGTTTTATCACCTGTTGCCTAGAATTGGGTTTATAAAGGCGTCGGCGGAGGAGGCTCTGTTTATGGACGTGGAGGAGGTCAGGAAGGTGTGCTGTGTTGTGGTGACCAATGGGAAGCGTGGGTCTAGAGTGGTTTGGAGAGATGGGGAAGTTGAAGTTGGGCCGTTTCCGACGAGCCAGGTTGATCCGACTGGTGCAGGGGATAGTTTTCTTGGTGGGTTTGTTGCGGGGCTTGTCAATGGGTTGGCTGTGCCTGATGCTGCATTGCTTGGGAACTTGTTTGGGTCACTGACTGTGGGGCAGATTGGACTGCCCAAGTTCGACTTGAGGATGTTACAG AGAGTTCAGGAAGAGGTGCAGAAGAGAAAGGTCCAGTGTCTCAGCTCCCACGAAAGAAAAGACGAGAAGTTCAGGTTTATGAATGTAGCTGGACACGAACAGTTTCATGCGTCCCTCATAGCAGCTAAACAAATACCAAGGTGCATTCCCCGTGAATGTGAATGGAATCTGCCAAGTTCTCCTTCTAGAACAGTGGAGCAG ACTTTGAATGCCCTTCCCCATTTCACAGCACAGCCGAAACTTTTACCTGACTTCGTCTATGAGGAGCCAATAACAGTAGACCGTAAACCATTACTTGTAATAGAGTAG